From Jiangella mangrovi:
CGTCTCCGCCAGGAACTCGCTCCGCCGTAACAGCGGCTCGATCAGCACGACCTCGAGATCGGGCCTGGCGATCGCCAGAGGTATACCCGGCAGACCCGCACCGGAACCCACATCGGCCACCGTCAGCCCTGGCTCGACCAGCGAGCCGAGCACCGCGGAGTTGAGGATGTGCCGGTCCCACAGCCGCGGGACCTCGCGCGGGCCGATCAGGCCACGCTCGATGCCGGCGCCGGCCAGCTGGTCGGCGTACGCGATCGCCAGCGGCAACCGGTCCCCGAACAGCACGGAGGCCGAGCCCGGCACGGCGATGACGTCGTCCAAGACTCGGCCTCCAGTGAACTTCAACGGTGTGGTTTCACGTGAAACAACGGCGCCGGGACGCCGTCGCCACCGTTCCACGCTAGGCGGGCATCACCACGACGTAGCGGCGCGGCTCTTCGCCCTCGGACTCGCTGCGCAAGCCCGCGTCCGCGACGGCGTCGTGGACGACCTTGCGCTCGAACGGCGACATCGCGCCCAGCGACTCCGGCTCGCCCGAGGAACGCACCGCCTCGATGACCCGCTTCGCGAGCTCGAGCACCTCGGCCCGCCGGTTCGCCCGGAAGCCACCGACGTCGAGCATGAGCCGGCTGCGCTCGCCCGTCTCGCGGACCACCGCCAGTCGGGTGAGCTCCTGCAGCGCCTCGAGCACCTTGCCGTTCTCGCCGACCAGCGTGTCGAGGCCGTCGCCGATGATCGAGACGACCGCCCGATCGCCCTCGACGTCCATGTCGATGTCGCCGTCGAGGTCGGCGATGTCGAGCAGTTCCTCCAGGTAGTCCGCCGCGATGTCACCCTCGCGCTCGAGTCGCTTCGCCAGGCTCACCCCGGTCTCGCTCTCGCGCTCCTGCGTCGCATCGAGTTCCGTGCCAGCGTCGCTCACCATCGACTCCTTCTACGTTCGTGCGTGGGACGGGTCCGCTGCCCGTCGAGGCCTGCTGCCGGTGCGGTCCGGCTACTTCTTCTTGCGCTGCGAGCGCGTGGTCTTCTTCGGCTGCCGCCGGACGACCTCGGTCGGCTCCTCGGCCACCGGCTGAGCGATGTCGGGAGTCGGCAGCGGGTCGCCCTTCTTGCGGGCCTTCTCCTCGAGGCGGCGCTGGTGTGCCTTCTCGGCCTCGGTGCCGGGCGCGGGCATGCGCCGGATGACGTAGAGCTGCTGGCCCATGGTCCAGAGGTTCGACGTGAGCCAGTACAGCACCGTGCCGAGCGGGAAGTAGACGCCGGAGAACGCGAAGACCAGCGGCAGCACGTACAGGAGGATCTTCTGCTGCTGCGCGAACGGGCCCTCGAGCGCCTCCTTCGGCATGTTCTTCCGCATGATCTGGCGCTGCGTGATGAACTGCGTCGCGCACATCAGCACGACCATGACCGCGGCGATGATCCGCGTGTTGATGCTGTCGGCCCCGAGGAAGGTGTCGGCCAGCCGGGCACCGAAGATCTGCGCGTGGCCGGCGGACTCGAACAGCTCGGGCTGGCTGGTGAACGCACCGCGCTCGTGGCCCTTGGCCACGCCGTCGAGCACCCGGAACAGCGCGAACAGGAACGGCGCCTGGAGGAGGATGGGCAGGCAGGACGAGAACGGGTTGGTCCCGGTGTCCTTGTAGAGCTTCATCATCTCCTGCTGGAGACGCTCGCGGTCGCCCTTGTACTTCTTCTGCAGCTCGCGCAGCTGCGGCTGGAGGATCTGCATCTTCCGCTGCGACTTGATCTGCCGCACGAACAGCGGGATCAGCAGGATGCGGATGACCACGACGAGGCCGATGATGGCCAGCGCCCAGTTCACGCCGTCGTGACTGATGCCGATCAACTGCTCGAAGACCCAGTGCCAGCCGATCATGATCCAGCTGACCAGGTAGTACAACGGCGCGAGGATGGTATCCACGGGTGTATCAGACTCCTCGGAGAGAGGTCGGTGCGCCCGGCGGCAGGTCCGCCCGCGACGCGGAAGCTCCATGCGACGGCGCCGCGTGCGGCTCCTCGTCGCCGTCCGTCCCGGCTGCCCGTCCCCACCAGCGGTAGTTCTGCCGGGTGGGGACGAGGTCGACGCCGCCGGCGCACCAGGGGTGGCACCGGCCGAGCCGACGGAGGGCCAGCCAGCTTCCGCGTAGGGCACCGTGCCGCTCCACCGAGCTCAAGGCGTAGGCCGAGCAGGACGGGTAGTAGCGGCAGGTCTGCCCGTACAGCGGGCTGATGACTGCGCGGTAGCCCTTGAGGAGGGCCACCAGGATGATCTTCATCGGCGCCGCTCCGCTCGAGAGACGGCGCGGTCGATGGCGGCGTCGAGCTCACGCGCCAGGGCGGAGCTGGGGGCGCCGGCGATGCCCGGGAGCGCCCGGACCACGAGCTTGGAACCGGCGGGGAGCAGGTCGATCCGATCGGCGAGGAGGTGACGCAGGCGGCGTCGCACGGTGTTGCGCACCACTGCACCCCCAACCGTGCGTCCGACGACCAGTCCCACCGACGCCGGCCCGGCGTCCGCGGTGTCCGGTGCGGCGGTGTCGCCGGCGGGCAGCAGATGCACGACCATGGTCGGCCGCCCGACGCGGACGCCACGGCGCACGATCACCCGGAAATCAGCCGAGCGCCGGAGCCGGTGCTCGGCCTTCAGCACCTCGGATCGTCGAGCGAGCGCAAGCGTGCCGGCCGGATCAGGCGGACAGCTTGGCACGGCCCTTGCTGCGGCGGGCGGCGAGGATGGCTCGGCCGGCACGCGTACGCATGCGCAGCCGGAAGCCGTGAGTCTTCGCACGACGGCGGGTGTTCGGCTGGAAGGTGCGCTTGACCACGTCCGGGCTCCTGTGTCGATCGATGAGATGTGCGTGCTTTCGGGTGCCGTGCGGGATCCACGCATCCCCGGGAATCGAAGCCCGGGCATGACAACAGGAGCCCTCGTCGGACCGATTTACGGTACGCGTTCGGCGCGCCTCAGGTCAAACTCGACGGTCTGCGAGTCGCCACGATCGCGGCAACCGCTCATCGTGGCACCAGGATAGGACCCTTGCACGGCAGCGACACGCCGGTATCCACAGGCGAACCTGTGGACATCAGTTGAAGCCCAGGCCGCATGTTGTTAGCGTCACGTGCTCCAGCACGCTGTCCGCACGAACCGACCCCACATCGTCGGTATCACGTTCGCGCAGGTCACAATGGAGCGGATGGAGACAAAGCGCCACGTGTCGACACCCTCCACATCCTGTGGACGAGCGTGTGGACAACGGCGAACGGGGGTGGCCGAGCCAGTCGCCACTGCTTTCTGGATGTGCCGTCGGCCGGCGGGACATCGCCGAGCTTGGAGGAAACCACCGTGGCAGACGAGGCCGGTATCGACTTCCCGACCGCCTGGGCCAAGGCGCTGACCGATCTCGAGTCCATCGAGATCGGCCCGCAGCAGCGCGCCTTCCTCTCGCAGGCGCGTCCCGTCACTCTCGTCGAGGGAACCGCCGTCATCTCGGTGCCCAG
This genomic window contains:
- the rnpA gene encoding ribonuclease P protein component — translated: MLKAEHRLRRSADFRVIVRRGVRVGRPTMVVHLLPAGDTAAPDTADAGPASVGLVVGRTVGGAVVRNTVRRRLRHLLADRIDLLPAGSKLVVRALPGIAGAPSSALARELDAAIDRAVSRAERRR
- the rpmH gene encoding 50S ribosomal protein L34; amino-acid sequence: MVKRTFQPNTRRRAKTHGFRLRMRTRAGRAILAARRSKGRAKLSA
- the yidD gene encoding membrane protein insertion efficiency factor YidD is translated as MKIILVALLKGYRAVISPLYGQTCRYYPSCSAYALSSVERHGALRGSWLALRRLGRCHPWCAGGVDLVPTRQNYRWWGRAAGTDGDEEPHAAPSHGASASRADLPPGAPTSLRGV
- a CDS encoding R3H domain-containing nucleic acid-binding protein translates to MVSDAGTELDATQERESETGVSLAKRLEREGDIAADYLEELLDIADLDGDIDMDVEGDRAVVSIIGDGLDTLVGENGKVLEALQELTRLAVVRETGERSRLMLDVGGFRANRRAEVLELAKRVIEAVRSSGEPESLGAMSPFERKVVHDAVADAGLRSESEGEEPRRYVVVMPA
- the yidC gene encoding membrane protein insertase YidC gives rise to the protein MDTILAPLYYLVSWIMIGWHWVFEQLIGISHDGVNWALAIIGLVVVIRILLIPLFVRQIKSQRKMQILQPQLRELQKKYKGDRERLQQEMMKLYKDTGTNPFSSCLPILLQAPFLFALFRVLDGVAKGHERGAFTSQPELFESAGHAQIFGARLADTFLGADSINTRIIAAVMVVLMCATQFITQRQIMRKNMPKEALEGPFAQQQKILLYVLPLVFAFSGVYFPLGTVLYWLTSNLWTMGQQLYVIRRMPAPGTEAEKAHQRRLEEKARKKGDPLPTPDIAQPVAEEPTEVVRRQPKKTTRSQRKKK